TCATCGACACCCACATTTCTTGCAAAGTATTAAAAACCATGAAGGTTTTTCTCAAACGTTATTGTATTCCAAGAAGATGATGAATCCCTCGGTTGGTTTTGAGTTGTTTTATCTGAAAATGAGATGCCACtttctgattggttgtttgGCTCTGGTAATGATTTGGTGTGTTAAAGTTTCATTCCTTCTCACTCACATGAAGGTGATCATGGAGCCTATGAGAAACCATGTGCTTGTTGACGCTTTTGTTGTCACCCGTTTGACACTTCAAGGTGCAAGGCATTAATGAGGCCACAGCATATTGCAAATTATAAAAAAGGTTAAGTCCTACAGGTGTATACGTAAGCACGCGTGATGCACTCTGTTGTCGTCTTTGTCATGTTTCCACTGGTGGACACTAAGCCACAGCATACCTAGACTAGGAGGAAGTGGAAGGTGTCTGTACGGGGGCCCGCCGTGACGCTGCTTCCTGTTCCAATGACTGAGTTACACTTTCCAACAGAGTTGTTAAAAGAGAGCGTGGTTGCTCAGTTGTCTCATTCCTCCCACTGTCTCTGCTGGCCTGTTTGATTCTCACTGTGGATTAGTAACTCATACCATGCTGTTATTTTGCCTGCAGTTCGCCTGAGGTGAAAGAACGCTGGTTAGATACTCTTCACAGGTAAGAAACAATATCACTATTTATGTCATTGTTTACACCAACAAATCATCATAAATAATCTTTCAGTCCCGGTAGGAGCTGGACATTACTTAACctagatttgtttttgtttggcacAGTAATCCTGCACAAATTCTGATCAGCATGAACTTTAAGTTATGTTTAAAGGATTTTAGACAAATTATGCTTTAATCCTTAATTTTAGATAACGTAAGGTTGATAACATCAAGATAGCATCGTTAGACAATAGTGACTTCTCGTAACTTTGTGGCTGTTACTAGGTTGATACACAGTGACTTCAAACAACAGTGCTTATGTAAAATCAAAATGACTAAAGACTAAGAAATGTGAATACCCAAGGAGGGTTTAGGGTTGTGTTGACAAAGTAAATgtattatatgatgtttttttttcttatcacaGAAAGATTAAAGACGCAAAAGAGAGGGCTGGTTGTGCTTTTTCACCTCCAGACGTCCTCATGAAGGTTTTGAGTGGAAGCATTGCAGTAAGTCTCTAACCCTGCTCACGCTGGCATGTccaatagaaaaacaaaatatatttaaaaaaaaaaaaaagaaagagctaTTACTAAATAAgatctctcactgtctctcatttctctcttttagaCTAAAACTCTAACAGGAGGTGGCATGGAGCAAATCATCGAGTTTCCATTTGATGTGAGTAAAGTTCCACTGGCTTCTTGAGATTGAGAGTGTTCATGTTGGCAAAAGACACCTGCGCCTTTCCACACATGTTGAAAGGAGGCAGCTTTTGGAGGATATATGCACCTTTTGAAAAGCACATTGCTGCAAATTATACAGTTAAATTGCATAGTTCACAAGTCTACACAATTATGTTAAGAAAGGGATCTTATACTTAAGGACAATAAGTAATGGTGAATCTGGTTGATCTCTGGCTGCTATCAGTGTGTTTTGTAGTCATTATAACCCTCTGAGTCGATCAGTTGTTGGTTGGCATAAAGAGCTAGGGTGTGTGGTTCATGGCAGTtgagaaaaaagaagcaaaaacacaaccCCTTCCGACTTTCCTCTTCTTTGCATGCTCATGTCCCTCTTGCATAAGCATAACCACATcgctttttgtttattttgtttccaGGGCGATGCAAAGATTGCGAAGCAGTTGAATAACCAAGAGGACAAGCAGACACAGCCCACTGGTGAGTTTGACAGTCAGCTTTGTTGGAGGGAGGGCCTCATTAGTGGGGCCATTTTTGGAGATGAGACTAAAGAGAAGAACCGCAGgcacagaaaaaaggaaatctcACTACTGATAAGAGTGAGCAAAGTGACAAAGTGGCACTGGGGCTTTTGACTCGTGCACATCTGGTCTTGTTCTGCAATGTCGCACAAATACAAAATCgttcaataaaaaatgttgaatcaGCTGATggataaaacatttttgcttcCATCAGAAAAAAAGTGGAACCAAGTGGTGAAGAGGCTCAGAAAGGGCTCTAGTTTCATCAACAAAGGAAGCCGATCAGAAACAGACGCCAAGACGCAGCTGTTTGGACAGCCCCTCCGCAAGATATGCCCAGACGACTGCTCACTTCCCAAACCAGTCATGGTAAGTTGcctttcaaattcaaatgtcagATTTAATGTCAGATCGTTTCCGTCTGCCTTCCTGTCAAGTTGCTATTTGCAAGACCAAGAACAAAACTTCTTACATCCAGAATCAAGTGTGATTTTCTTGTTCCTAGAGTTATGTCACTGCTTTGGTAGAATGTGCTCTTATTTAAGCAATATAGCTACTGAAGGCTGAATGTAGGACAGCCTGTTAAGACAGATGCAATTCTTCTGTGAGCATGAATAATAAACACGTACCTGCTTAGCTGAGTTCTCcgaatttttttaatgacaacaGGAAACTCTGCGAGTGTGTCTGAGGTGCATGTTGTTTAGTCTCCAATCAAAATCcgctcagcacacacacacacacacacctacacagagccttttttttctttacaatgaAAATCTAACCTTTCCTCTCACCAGGAGTTGCTGGTGTTGCTGAGGAAGAGAGGCCCGTCCACAGAGGGAGTGTTTCGGAAGGCGTGCAACAACAAGAACATGAAGGACATCAGAGAGCAGCTCAATAGCGGCGTGGAGGTGGACATGGAGGGCCAGCCGGTGTTTCTGCTCATCGGGCTTCTCAAAGTACGTTCCCACACCTGCTCTTTGTGATCACCTCCTAAATATATCAGAATATGTTAAAGCAGTGTTCACTGCATCTTACGACTAGTGTCCtattaatattaaaagtatATGATAACCACTACTACTACAACATGACTACAACTGATTCACCTACTATGTTACTATGACCATTCCCACTACTAGtaccacaaccacaacaactaCTGCCATACtaccactgctgcagctgctgctacaGTATCTTTAACTGAAGAGCAACAATAACAATGTAGAAATACACTGTTACAAGTAAAATTCAAGATTTTACTAAATACTACAAGCATTAGCATTGAAATATGcttaaagtaccaaaagtaaaagtactcccTCAGCAGAATGGCCTATGTGAGAATAATATATGTAATACCAAAGAATCACTTACATGTTACATGCTAATTATAACAAATCTATGCTAATACAACATAATTTATTTGCTGgttatattttctattattcatAATCTTAATCTGCAATGTAACTAGAAACTAAAGCTGTTAAAACATGTGATGGAATGGAAGtattgaataaaacaaaatggaaatacttaagtaaaagttcCTCAAAACTGTACTCAAACATAGTACTTGATTAACTGCACTTGACACCACAGTTAAGTGTCACACCCAGTTATTTCTATTACTCATCACATCTCAATATTGTCCCTCTCTTGTTTATTGCAGAGTTTTCTGAAGGAACTTCCTGGCAGCCTGCTGGTGTCTGAACTTTATGACAGCTGGATGACGGCTCTGGGTAATGAGGACACTCAGCAGAGAGCTCTGGAAATCAGAAAGTAAGTAATCAATACCTGCTAATGAGTCTAGAAAGCGCCATTCACCTGCAACTCTCACCCTCagcttgtatttatttttgacatttatacatAGAGGGAGATGATATGATTCTGTGGTCAGTATGAAATAGATGGGTTTTTTGAGTGGAGTTTTGCAGAGAATCCCCTTTCCTCCACCAGTGGTCGGAACACAaacacttctctttttttaatctgtcttctgtttttaaaaaaaggaagaaagaaaaaaaaggccgCCAAGCTaatttttctgttctcttttttctcccttcccCTTTTTGCTACCTGACAATCAGGGTGGTGGACATGCTCCCGGtgcacaacagactcctcctgCAGCATCTATTCTGCGTCCTCCATCACGTCCTTGAGAGAGCTGACATCAACAAGATGGACGCCTACAACCTTGCGGTGTGCATCGCCCCCACGCTGCTGCAGTTGGACGGCACCCCGCTGGATGAGCagaaggaaaagatggagaagGTAGAAAGTCTTGTTATGAGTAAACTTTCACATTTTTGGTGCTTTGAAGCTTTGTGGTTCACAGTGCAGAAAACCTCAAAAGGTTTCATAAGTAAAAGGTGTACTGGCACAcagttttgtttgctgtttgtttagtTAGGTGctactaaaaaaaacaagctatGTGAAGTGCTGAGCTGCGTCTGGAGTGTGTCCACGCTGAATGTCAGCTTTGATTTTCTGAAATCTTTCTTTATCTAAttctcagtttcagttttcaatatttattataatatgtaatttaatttgacctattgtttttgttttctgattttctgcAGGTCACAGAGCTGACTCAGTTCCTGATCAAGCACTGTGAGCTACTTGGAGAAAATATCCCAAACCTGCTCGATACTGATGAAGGTACATTTACACGTCACTCAAATTTCTCTTGTTATCTCCTTTTAGGGAGACGATAGGGAGTTATTATCTGCCTTTAAGGGAGGGCGGAGTTATTATCTCGCCTTTAGTGAGATCCTAATCATGTCTTCCTTTTCTCACTCTGCAGACTCCCTGTCCTCCCAGCATCACGACTCTGCGTATGATAGCACAGACCCAGACGGAGATGGGGAGGCAGGGGAGAGTACCAGCTCCACACATGGAGGCTGTggctcatcctcctctctcagtcCCTGCACCaccacctcttcttcctcttcttgggCGTCTGATACTGGCTTCAACCCAATGGTACCGTTCATCCGTCGCTGCTCTGAGCCCATCATCCTCATCTCGCCTGATCTTGAGAACCTGTGTGGCCACGCCAGGAGCCACGAGGACTGCTCCGTGGACAGGGGGGACTTTGAGAAGCAGTCTCTGAAAAAACCCATATCCGATGACTCTTTCTTGTTCAGGGGACAAGGGGGACCCAGGCCAGTTCTGTCTTTTCCaaaactgagcagcagcaccaacaTGGACCCACTGCCCGACATGGACGGTAATCGTGTGAAGGGCTGCTCATGCTCTTCTCTAGAGAGCGCAGCCTCAAACCAGTCGGAGGGCTCTGTTTTCACCAGTTCCCCAGTGGGGTCACCAGCCTGCCCCAGGAGAGAAAACACCACCAACCACCCTTCAGTGGCTGCAAAGGGTCTACAGGACATTGCCAGGCCAAATTCAGATGAGAAGAAGCGTTCACAGTCCATGAGAATAACCACTAAAGTCCTAATGAGGACCAGGAGTTTAGGAGCCTTCAGCAGGAACAGCCTGAAGAAAGACTCTCAGACAATCACTCCTTGTGAAACTCTCCAGGAGGACTCTCAGAGTGAAGCAGATTCACCAGCTGAGATTCTGCAAAGACCGCGCCCTCTGTCGGCCATTGAGGTATTTAAACAGGTGGACAGCAAGCTGCCCTGCAGGCCTCCATCATACCAGCAGGCAGTACAGTACAAGGTGGGTCTCCCTCCACAGTATGGAGCAATGACTGTACGAGACGCcacagagctgaagaggagatcCCGCCCATCCTCTGTAAATTATGACTTCCCACATCCCTGCTCTGTCACTCAGAACATGGACAGTTTTGCTCAAGCGGCACAGGACAGTGACAACGTTGTGGAGCGGCGGCAGCCTTTCCGCCAGAGAGCCATGTCTGAGTCTGTGTCTGCCGGCCGTCCAGAGACCCTGTCACGGAGATGTAGCCAGCCTGTGTTTGAGGAGTTTTCTTACGCCAAGGAGTCTTGCGTTTGATTCACTTTGGAACAGTTTCATAGATGGGATTTTAGTCACACAGACACTTCTTGAAGGCAGAACTGCAATTTAGCCACTCACCACCAagcctcttttttcttttatttctccagGGCCCGGGTCATGCATGGTTAGCCAGGCTGACCCCCTAACTTAGAGAACTAAATATGTTGTTGTTAATCTGATTGCATGTTTTGATTTAAGAGTAAGAATGTGGTCAGTTAGACAGAGAGACGTGTCTTTAAGGGCCTGTCCACTGACCAACTCTGTGTCAGAGCGATGTTTGTATAAAGATGTCCAATCtattcatttttcactttttcactttgAATGTCAGCTATGTGCCACCTCTGGTTGCACTGTCTACGTAGTACTTTTTAGAGTACAAATGTTATAATATATGTTTTATCATGATAGATAGTCTATCACAATGAAGCTATGAAAACACAGTTAGCTGTGGATCAAATATGCTATGagtttctgttctgttgatATAGTGATTATGTACAGGATGGCACGTTGAgcacacttttatttttgctttttgtaaaTCCTCCGCACCTTGCATGGTCTCCTTCTTCCACTACATTAAAGCACTTTCCGGATGATGAACTATGCTTTGTTGACTTGTAtgctaaaaatgtaaatattgtcaCATAGATATAGATTTGTAAACTTTACCAGGGTGAAAATGGTTTTAGGTAACCACATAAGAAAATGGACGCAATTCAATAAAAGATaataacaaagtaaaagaaaagtgtcttctttctctgtgtctgttagACCTTTTAGAAAGCTAATCTGGTTTAACTTCTCTTTGCTGGATGTGTTGCATAACAGAGGCTAACAGGCCTCATTGAGAGAACAGCATGTTCTGGCACATATGCTAAAACAGAAGGAAACCAGACGTGGTCACATGGACggatttggtttttctctgAATTGCTGTTCTTGTCTCTGGCTGCAAGATGAGTTGATGCCACCTcgtcttccttcctctcttgaAGTATTTTAGCACCCCATTTCCTTACTCAACAAGCTGAGTTAATTCATCCAAAGATTTCAACGAGATTGACACTGAGCCAGATTAGGCAACAATCAATGGTTAATTTGAAGATAACAAACTCTGTAATTAAGAAATCCATTTCAGAAGGTCAACAGGAATGACTCAGAGGCGTGTGTTGCACTGTACTCACTGTCATTATgtatgggggtgggggtgggggacaTAAAACAGGAAGATCTTACAATACAAGCAACACAACACCACCGCAACTTTAATTAGCACCTCTCAGTCACAATGTcagcaagaataaaaaaaggtgCCAGTTTCTTAAAGTTACTATTCATTGCAGTTATGTTGTGATAAAGTGCATTGTCTCGGAGAGATATTGCTTTCATCATGTTTCACCCTCTGACATTCATTAATGCGTAGATGTCACATGATTTATCCAATCATTAGTAGAAGTACTAGAAAGTAGCATCAGGTCAGCAGCTTGCATTGTGGTCTGTTTTGTTACCTCTGCTGGGTCAAAAATGGGAAAGTATGACACTTGTAAATCCTACACTCAGGAGCCGTGAATCAGTGCACATTGCATGttgatgctgttttgtttttgttcttgtttttatctgcaaaGAAATGTTAACACTGTTATCAAACAACAGGATCTGAAGGAGCTTGAGTCAACAGCTCGTATCTGTGACATATCTAACCTACTGCATCTATCTGTTGACATACCTTTGCCCAAACATGGAGTTTGTGTTGCAGGTAATTTCCAATCTGCAACTTTAACTCTGAGGAAATTTGAATGTCTGATTTATTAGTGAACTCTTGCGGAAGCCAGAACTTTGGAGACCAAAGATAACAATGCTTTTTAAAGTGAGAGTTtcttaattgttttaatttaccttctatgtttacatcaatgctatatttttattatcatgCTTTGTTATGTGTGTTATATTTAACTACAGGAgcaactaataataataatagtataataattaattaattattttcttgattaactgGTGACATGTTTGGTATGAAAAAACAGGGAACAAGACGGAGAGTCTACAGCCGTGCTAGCTGCTCTGATGGGCTGGACTTTGGCACAGCAGTACCTTGGGCTAAATGCTAACctcagcatgctaacaggctcaCAATGACAGCCTTAActtgctgatgtttagcaggtgtcATGTCTACCACATTCACCATCACCAAAGTTTTTACAGTAGCTCGGGATCACCAGAGTTAGTGAGATTCACTCTCTGGAAACTGATCAGTATCACACTTCATGGCAACCCTTGTATGAAGTGAAGCAGCGTTTCCgtttggaccaaagtgttggacccACTGACAAAACTATTAGACTGACATTACCATCCCTGAAAAATAGCAGCTTCCAAGAAcataatttgatattttcatttgaattctACTTTTAATGTCTATCTTAGTTTGTACTGTGAGACCTGAAGAACAATTGTGAGTTTACATTCATATATGTGCAGTGTATATTGTGGTCATCAACAAACATCCAGccagctgacagacagagtCTCTTTAGCTGTTTTTCATCCATTGTACAGCTCTCATCTGCCGACATTGTTCCTGCTCAGCTCATTGTGACCACTCTGTAATTATGAGAGCGAGagcatgtcagtgttttcacCGTGAGAAACTCTTCAATAATCAGCGCTGCTCAATGTGAACTGATGTCACAGTACATGCACGTGTCAGGTGTGGATTCTTTAAACAAAGCAGAGAGTATGTTCACCCAGACGATTGGGAGACATCATATAGGAGTTGAATATAATAACGTGGACGCATGTGCGAGCGTAGaataatgtgttatttattcataagCTTATTATCTTCTCTGTTGGTTGAAACACGTGTTATACATGCACTGACTGAACTTAATTCTGAATACCTGGCTGTGCTTTGCaccaaatgaatgaaataaatcacaaagcTAAAAGTAAACGTTCatatttttcaagtctgtcttaaaacaatactttatattattatattatcatactTAGAAATATACTTTATAAGTACTTTTCCATATTAATAGTAGTATAACaagaaataatatatatatatattatatatataaatatatagtaaaAAAAGCTGCTCAATGTGTTTACTTTTGCTGTATTGTTACTACCCCACAGAGGGAGGAATAGTCTTTCAGGctataaaaaagttttaaaaaaaaatctcatcacAATTTCAGTATAGGCTTGGTTTTCCAAAATCTTTCAGCCAGATCTCATGGACTTCCTCAGCAGATGTCGTTCGCCCAGTTGTTACTGAGATAGTTACGTCGTCATCATATGATCTACAGATGGAATCAGACCTCAGTGAGATAACTTGAATGAATACGagttattattagttattcATATTGTTTATGAATGTCTCGGCACAAACTCAGCATTGTAAGCTTCACAGAGACAGTTATTTAGGcctgttgtattggattgcattaaaCTGTGCAACTGTACCTCTAACTGTGTCCACCCCATTACcattgtacattttaaaattactATGTTGcctgtactgtatgtttctctTGTCTACAGTAATTGCCTCTGTCTCAACCTCTCCTCTCTAACTGCTTTTTATTACCACCTGTTTACCtcttactgtacatgtacattaCTGCTTCACTAAAAGCTACTTTTTCCACTTGACTACCTGTCTGCATTCATTACCACCCAGCTTCCTAATTGTGAGTTGCctcctgctgttttaaaaagGCTGAGCGAGTGAGTCAGCGTGACGACACGCTGTGGAAGTGTGTTCCTCTACACTGTGTTTACATAAAGTTAGATGTATTGTTATAAGTAGAGTAATTAAGTTTGTGGATGGTGTAAAAGGGAATCAAAGCTACAAGTCTGcaataaatccaaaaaaaaaaaaagagaaaagaagatgtAGTGAGTACATTACTGTACTGAAAGAATATGAATGTGTGGATGCATGCCCTGCTGGTTGCATAATCTCATGGCTGGCAGTCAACACTAATGAGGAGAGGCTAACACAGTGGCAAGCAGAACAGTTTTCCCTTCAATAAAGAGTAATGATTTGTGACAGCTGAAGCATAAACGATATAacatgcagagaggagagcacaTCCCAACCCTTTATGACACAGAGACCTCTACACTCATCTGAATAGACAttaattattctttttaaaaaaacatcagaagcaCATGGCATAACTCCAGCAGGCTCCTCTCCTACAGCTGTGGCTATATTTGGCTGTTTGCgttatgaataaaatatagtTTTCCTGGAAATGTTATATAATAATCATTTGTTTGGCTATTTAAATAGTGTCAGTGTTGCCTGTTATGTAACACAGCAGACATGCTAGTATGCAAAACTGGCATAGTAGTATCATCATGGTAGTAGTAGTCATAGTGGTGGTAGTAGTATATTTGGCTGTTGGTAGTGATTGTAGTGATTAGTAGTGCAGGACCAATAGTGGTAATCAAGGTAGTAAtggcagtagtagtagtagtagtaatagtagagAGTGGttattaagttattattattcttattattattaaacttaTTATTATGGAAATGTTATACAAGCACcatttgtttggttgtttaaaTAGATCCATCTGTTATGTAACAAatgaaacatacaaaacaacatgCAAAACGGTGGCATAATCGTCTTTGGAATAAAATGTATGAtatggaaacaaacacaggtgcCAGTTCAGCCATCCCTCTGACCACAGAGCCGTCACCTTTTCATTCAAAGACAGTTCTGTGTAAATTCAGGTaccttgatttctttttctgataCTTTCAGGCTTTTCGTAAAGCTGATAATGCTCTTTGTGGTTAACATCATCGTCAGTCGAGTTTCAGCTTTCCTCTGCTAAATGCCTCCTGCAACCCACATTACTGTGTCACCTGTGAGCAAAACAAATCCAGCGCTGTTTAAGGTGTTAGCCGATGTCAGGCCTGCAGCACAGTCCATAATAACAGTTTGTCTTGTCTTGCAATCATGGTAATATCAGTAGAAATGTCTAAATGGAatatcagtttttaaaatcattgtttCACTACGTTTAAGTGAGCATTCAAAGAACAGCACACGTTCAACGTTGTCACCTTTTGACTTATCTGTGCaggaagtggtctctgcagcaATACTCAGAACTTCTCAGTTGTGTTGTAACACGGAACAAGACACTACAGACAGTGAACGTTTTTTCAATAAGCTTCAGCACCCTTGTGAAACTACACTCCGTGTCTGCTGACCATTCTAGtttttgtacattaaaaaaGTTTCTTCATGTGTtatctgttcattcattcattcattcatttgtttgtatattttgaGAATGAAAAAtcattcttgactttggaaacatcATTAGAAAAACAGTATCTttacaaggtccatttagtaacTATTTTGAAGCTCAAGAAGTCCTTAAAGTAGTCATAAAAATGAGCATCAACACAGCAATATGATGGTATGATGATGGTAtgagaacagctactaaatgacCTTAAGGATTTTGTTTGAGATAGAAATAGATAAAagtattattattgatattactATTAGTGGTCTTATGGCAGTGGTAGCACTtaaatagcagcagcagcagcaatagtAGTAGTAATGGACACACTACTAGTAGTACTAACGGTTCAACGGTTGtagttaaaaataaatgcttttaatttcCAGTTTTTATAGGAAGTGACGTAAGGGCCGTTAGCCTACACTTCCTAGATACGGTTGCTACAGCAGCTTGTTGCTTCCTCTAGTTTGCTTTAGTAGCCTGTCCGCTACCAAACATCAACGTTAACTATCACAACTACAGTGTCTGATGGTTTTCTGACCGTTTCTGACAGATGGCTTTTGTTTCGCACAGCCACAGGGATCCAAACGGAACTTACACCTTCTCCAGTCGCCCCAGACCAGTAGAGAACCGCTCTAAGTACAGAGAGCCTCCGTGTGAACAGTATGTGTCGTCCTGAAACCTGTGTTGTTAGCactaatgttgtttttgctagGTGCTACCGTTGCGTTAGCGGTAATTAAGGCAGTTAGTCACCTAACCCATCCAAATCAGTGTAATGTAGTCTACAAGGAGTGAAATAGCAAGAAAATGctggaaacatttcaaatgatcCTTCTGAAGAAATATTATATCTACGGTGATTTAAAGtaactagatagatagatagatagatagatagatagatagatagatagatactttatttatcccctaggagAAATTCATGAGTACATTCACTCAAGTACTGCACACTTTCCAGGTACTTATCGTTTACTTGAGTACTTCCACTTCATGGCACTTATTAGTCCATGATATTTATCCAAAAGCTTTTAGCTACAAATGGAATATGATACATTGTTACAGTTAATTAAACCTGTTAAAGTTAAAGTGGTTAAAGTAGTTAGTTAAAATTACCTCCACCAGCTCAGCCAGCTACATAATTAGAGtcatacaatatataataatataagacTGCATAATCAGTAGTTTGCTACTTTAAGTACAATTTCCTGATAATTCTTTTGTACTTGATTGCAGgaaatttcactttaaattgtaaatttttacactgtggtatcATTACTTTTACTAAAAGAAATATTCTCAGTACTTCTTGGCCCACCAGACAGAAGGAAAATTCTTGAAAAATATCTCAAATATTGCCTTATTTCACTACCAAATACTGGCCCATCATGGATAAACAATTCATCTTCGAGGCTAACAAGTGTCAGGATCAgctgacttttctttttgtttttacaatgcAGAACACACAGTAATTATGGAAACATTATGTATGACCGTCGCGTTGTCAGAGGAAACACTTACGCTCAACACATCATACCAACTGTAAGTATGAAACATTCATCTTGCTATGCTTCATTGCTGACAGGTTTGCCCTTGTATCCATCACTttgtcttaaaaatgtttttcatcatgCACCGTTGACAGACAGCTCAGCCAGACCCTGCTGAAATACTCAGACAACAGGAGATCAGGAGGAGAGCCATTGCTCGGAGACGTGCCAGAGAGCATCTCAAACCCAAGACTCCTGAAGCCCTG
The window above is part of the Seriola aureovittata isolate HTS-2021-v1 ecotype China chromosome 19, ASM2101889v1, whole genome shotgun sequence genome. Proteins encoded here:
- the tagapb gene encoding T cell activation RhoGTPase activating protein b, translating into MDTPDYGIAAMRRGSYDDAAASLRPHLRHLAQRRRSAPSLVFGKALGMPWSPIREEASCWVSVEQSPFVLGLSSENGELLLEECVQVTEGTKTGDRHLFLFSDVIVFAKLKSTASYRLKHRVRLEDIWLYGFEDEVEEEEGTTMDIDLRVSLVLAWALTVCLVCFRSPEVKERWLDTLHRKIKDAKERAGCAFSPPDVLMKVLSGSIATKTLTGGGMEQIIEFPFDGDAKIAKQLNNQEDKQTQPTEKKWNQVVKRLRKGSSFINKGSRSETDAKTQLFGQPLRKICPDDCSLPKPVMELLVLLRKRGPSTEGVFRKACNNKNMKDIREQLNSGVEVDMEGQPVFLLIGLLKSFLKELPGSLLVSELYDSWMTALGNEDTQQRALEIRKVVDMLPVHNRLLLQHLFCVLHHVLERADINKMDAYNLAVCIAPTLLQLDGTPLDEQKEKMEKVTELTQFLIKHCELLGENIPNLLDTDEDSLSSQHHDSAYDSTDPDGDGEAGESTSSTHGGCGSSSSLSPCTTTSSSSSWASDTGFNPMVPFIRRCSEPIILISPDLENLCGHARSHEDCSVDRGDFEKQSLKKPISDDSFLFRGQGGPRPVLSFPKLSSSTNMDPLPDMDGNRVKGCSCSSLESAASNQSEGSVFTSSPVGSPACPRRENTTNHPSVAAKGLQDIARPNSDEKKRSQSMRITTKVLMRTRSLGAFSRNSLKKDSQTITPCETLQEDSQSEADSPAEILQRPRPLSAIEVFKQVDSKLPCRPPSYQQAVQYKVGLPPQYGAMTVRDATELKRRSRPSSVNYDFPHPCSVTQNMDSFAQAAQDSDNVVERRQPFRQRAMSESVSAGRPETLSRRCSQPVFEEFSYAKESCV